The Candidatus Thermoplasmatota archaeon DNA segment GGACGGCGGCGAGGGTGACGAGAAGCGCGAGGACGGGGCGCACGCGGGCCTAAACGCGTCGTCCCATAAGAATGTGCGAGGGTCTACGCGAGCGCGTAGACCTCCTGCATGAAGAGCGGGAAGTCGCGCGCGAGGATCTTCGCGCCGGCGCTCGCGGGGTGTCCTCCGCCGACGACGCCGTGGACCGCCGTGAAGCGCTCGACGAACAGGCCGAGGTTCAGCTCGCTCTCGCCGACGCGGCGGAGCGCGAGCGAGGCCATGTCGCGTCGGCGGTTCACGAGCACCGCGACCGAGGCGCCCTCCTCCTTCGCGACGGACGTGAGCGCGCGCGTTCCGAAGCCGAGGAGCGACGGCTTGCGCTTCCCGAAATTGAGGAGACCCACCCCGTTGCGGATCACGAGACGCGAGCGGACGCGGTCCTTCGCCTTGAGCCACCGGTTCTCGTTGACCATCGTGAGATACCGTCGGCGGACCTCCGGCACCTCGCTCGGCCACGCGCCGCGCGCGAGACGCCGGCCGGTCATCGCGCGGAAACGGTCGTCCTCGACCTCAAGCCGCCAGGAGAAGTCCAGATGGACGGCCTCCTCCTCCAGCCGGTCGGCGCCGTAGCGCGAGAGGGATTCGAAATAGTAAGGAGAAACGCCATATTCCACCAGGTCTGCGACGGCCGCGAGCCGTTCCAGGTGCTCCAGGTCGGCGTCGAGATGCGCGCCGGGCGAGGACATGTGCCGGAGCGCCACCGAGGCGGCGGAGCCGGCCTCCTCCACGACCACCTCCACGTGGGCGCCCAGCTCATGGGCGTGCATCGCGGACTGCTGGTGGTGGTCGATGAGGACGACGCGTTGGCCCGTCTTGGCCTTGAGGTTCAAGGTCCGGGTGAGCTGCGGCGTGAGGCCGATGTCGATGACGTAGAACACGCGGGCCGAGAGATCCTTGCGAAGGACTTCGACCGCCGCGGTCGCGCTCGGGACGTACGAAACGCGCGCGTCGGGAAACTTCGAGAAGAAGATGGCCGACGAGACGATGCCGTCCACGTTGCCGCGCGTGATGAGATGGACGTGCCGGGCGTCGCGTGGGACAAGATGATCCCACCTGTCCGCCGGTCCCATCCCAGGCGTGAGCATGTGCCCGGGAGACAAGCGGTTGGAACCAATAAAGACCTTCCTATGCGGGCGTCAGCCGACGCGCTCGGCCCACGTGACGACGCGGCCGTGGAGGCGGGCGGTGATCGACTCCACACGATCCACCCTGGACCGTTCGTCGCTCGACACGGCCGCGCGGCCGACCTTGCCGGGGGAGCACTTCGCGTACATCACGCTCGATTCGTCCTCGCTGTGAGGAAGGCCGAGGAGATGGCCGAGCTCGTGCACGAGGACGCAAGGCGCGAGCGCGGGATTCGAGACCTCGGCCGCGATGCCGGACGGAAGCGTCGCGCCGAGCGAGGCCGACCCGCTCGTCGCCCACAGGTCCTGCCGCGTGAGGAAGAGCGGCACGCCGTCGGGATGCGCCACGAGCCGGACGTTCCACCGCTCGGCGAGGAACGCCCTCGCGACGGAGAGGTCCGCGTCGGCGCCGTCGCCCGCGAGCTTGACCCTGAGGACCAGGGGATCGCGGGACGCGGGTCCCTTGTTCACCTTGACGCCGGTGGCCTCAAAGTGCGCGTGTCGCACGTCGTCGAAGAGGACGACGCCCGACGCGGGGCGCACGAGGTCGAGCCCGCCCACGGTCGCGACGGCGGCGAGGAGAGCGAGGACGAAGACGGCGAAAAACGCGCGGCGCAAGGATTCCACCGGGGCGCCGCTCGTCTGCGCCGCCGGTTATTTAACCGCCCCCGGAGGGGACGCTAGGCATAGGGGACGTGGACCACGGCCGCGAACGCGGCCATCCCGCCGCTCCCGTCGAGGGCGACCGAAAGCGTCCACGCGCCCTCCGAAGGCGCGGGAATCTCGAACGTCACGACGGCGCCGTTCGCGGGAACTTCGACGCGGCGCTCGAAGGCGGGCGCGCCCGGGCCGGGCCCGCCGGGTGCGTGGATCCGCACCACGGCGGCCGCGGGGAGCGCATTCGCGACGGGTCCCTCGGGCCGCGTGAGATTGACCTCGCCCGCGACGTGCCCGCCGCCGACGGCGACCGGGAACGACGTGGACCACGCGGGCTCGCCCACCGGCTGCGGCGCGAGCGTCCCCGCGTAGCGCGCATCGAGCGCGACGCCGAGCGTCGTCGACGCCTCGCCGCGCGCGCCTTCCGCGTCGACCGCGACGAGCCTCACCGTGTAGCGGCCGGCTTCGGCAAACGTGTGGGTCGTTTCGGAGAGGTCGACCGCCTTTTCCTCCGTGCCGTCTCCGAAGGACCAGAGGAAGTACGCGTGGTTGTCGCGCGCGCCCTTGACCTCGGCGGTGAAGCGCGCGGCTTCGCCGACCTCGGCCGTCGGAGGACCCGTGAGGACGACGGTCAGCGTCGCGTGGAGCGGACCCTCGTCGCCCGACGGCCAGCCCGGAATCGGCAGATCGAGGCACCCCGCGAGGACAAGGGTCGGAACGAGGAGCGCGACGGGAACCACGCGGCGCGTGCGCATCGGCGGGGCGCCCGCGACCGGCCGTTAAGGGTTGCTGGTACATCGCGCGCGTGTCCGGCGCTCGTACGAAACAAGCTAAGCCCGGTCGCCCGGGTGGTCGAGGATCATGCCTCGCTCCGCGACGCTCGCCTCCGGCGAGGAGGCTCTCGCACGCCTGCGGGCCCTCCTCGACGTCAACACCGAACTCGGACGCTTCGATCCGGCCGGCGCGCTTGCGGACGACGGCGGCGGGCGCGCCGTCGGCGAGGTGCTCGAGGACGTCGCCCGCGGCTCCGACGACATCGGCTTCCGGCTCGCCGCCATCGTCGCGGAGTGGGAATCCGAGAGCGGCCCTTCGCGCGCGGTCCCGATCCGCGTCCGCACCCTCTCGCCGCGGGAGCTCGTCGAAAGCTGGCTCGCGATCAAGGAGTCGTCGGCCGCCGTCTTCCGCGACGCCGCCGCCCTCGCTCCGTCGCCCGGGCTCGCCACGGCCCTCGAAGCGCTCGCCCTCGAAGAGGAGGAGAACGCGGCGCGCCTTCGCGACCTCCTCTGACCCCGCAAGCCCTTTGCCCGCGCGCGGGCTACGATACGCCATGGCCGGGGACGTCCTCGCGCGCTTCCATCCCGCGGTCGCCCGCTGGTTCAGGCGACGCCTCGGCGAACCGAGCCCTCCCCAGGCGCTCGGGTGGCCGGCCATCGCGAAAGGCCGCCACACGCTCATCCTCTCGCCCACCGGCTCGGGCAAGACGCTCGCCGCCTTCCTCTGGTGCCTCGACGAGCTCTGGCGCGCCGGCGGGGAGCACGTGGGCGTGCACACCCTCTACATCTCCCCGCTCAAGGCGCTCGGCCACGACATCCAGCGCAACCTCCAGGTGCCGCTCGTCGAGATTCCCGAGGAGGCGGCAGGAAGCGGCGAGCGCCTGCCGGTGCTCCGCACCGCGATCCGCACGGGCGACACGCCCTCGTCGGCGCGCGCGCGCATGGCCCGCGACCCGCCGCACGTCCTCATCACGACCCCCGAGTCGCTCTATCTGATGCTCACCTCGGCCGCATCGCGGGAGGCGCTCCGGGACGTCCGCTACGTGATCGTGGACGAGATCCACGCGCTCGCGGGCACGAAGCGCGGCGCGCACCTCGCCCTCAGCCTCGAGCGGCTCGAGGAGGTCCAGCGCGGCCGCGGCCCCGTCCGGATCGGGCTCTCCGCGACGCAGCGCCCGCTCGACGAGGTGGCGCGCTTCCTCGGCGGCCACGCATGGGGCGAGGACGGCGAGCTCGAGGAGCGGGCCGTCGCGGTCATCGACGCCGGCCGCCCCAAGAAGCTCGACCTCGAGGTCCTCGTGCCGGTCAAGGACCTCGCGGACGTCGCCGAGGGCACCGTGTGGCCGGGCGCCTTCGAGCGGCTCCTCGAGCTCGTGCGCCGCCACACCACGACGCTCGTCTTCGCGAACAACCGACGCCTCGCGGAGCGCGTGGCGCGCGAGCTGAACGCGCTCGCGGGCGAAGAGATCGCCCGCGCGCACCACGGAAGCATGAGCAAGGAATCCCGCCTTCTCGTCGAAGCGGACCTCAAGGAGGGTCGACTTCCGTGTCTCGTCGCGACCTCGAGCCTCGAGCTCGGCATCGACGTGGGCGCGATCGATCTCGTGGTCCTCCTGCAGAGCCCGAAGGGCGTCGCGCGCGGGCTCCAGCGGGTCGGCCGCGCGGGCCACTCCGTCGGCGAGACGAGCGTCGGGCGCTTCATGGCCACCCACCGCGCGGACCTCCTCGAAAGCGCCGCCGTGAGCCGGGCGATGCGCGCGGGCCGGGTCGAGGAGACGCGGGCGCCGCGCGATCCGCTCGACGTCCTCGCGCAGCAGATCGTCGCCGCCGTCGCCGAGGAGCCGCGCGACGTCGAGGCCCTCTACCGCCTCGCGCGCCGCGCCCACCCGTTCCGGGACCTCCATCGCGACACCTTCCTCGGCGTCGTCGAGATGGTTTCGGGCCGGCATCCGGCGCGCCTCCACGCGGAGCTCAAGGCGCGCGTCTCCTACGATCGCGTGAACGGGCGGCTCAACGCGCTTCCCGGGACGCGGCTGCTCGCGCTCTCGAACGGCGGCACCATCACGGATCGCGGACAGTACGCGGTCTACCTCTCGGACGGCAAGACCCGCCTCGGGGAGCTCGACGAGGAATTCGTGTTCGAAAGCCGCATCGGCGACGTGTTCCTCCTCGGCAGCCACGCCTGGCGCATCCAGGCCATCGAGCGGGACAGGCTCCTCGTCTCGCAGGCTCACCCGAGCGAGGCGCTCCGGATGCCGTTCTGGCGCGGAGAGGGCGTGGGTCGACCCTACGAGCTGGGGCGCGAGATCGGCGCCGCGCGGCGCGAGATCGAGACGCGCCTCGACGACGCCGGCGTCCTCGATTGGATGCGCGCGGAGTTCGGGCTCTCGCGGGACGCGGCCCTGAACCTTCACGAATACCTCCTGGCGCAGCGCCGGGCGACGGGACGCGTCCCGTCGGACGAGACGCTTGTCGTGGAGCGCTTCAGGGACGAGATCGGGGATCCCCGCATCGTGGTGCATTCGCCCTTCGGCGGCCGCGTGAACGGCGCATGGGCGCTCGCCCTCTCGCGCAGGCTCGGCGAGCGCGTCGGCGTCGAGGTCCAGACGCAGTACAACGACGACGGCATCATCCTCCGATTCCCCGATCAGGAGACGGCTCCGCCCGACGCAGACCTTCTCGCGCTCCGCGCGGCCGACGCCGAGCGCATCGTGATCGAGGACGTCGGCCTCTCGCCGCTCTTTGGCGCCCTGTTCCGCGAGAACGCCGAGCGCGCCCTGCTCCTGCCGCGAAGGCGCGGCCGCAAGCGCACGCCGTTCTGGCTCCAGCGCCTCAAGGCCGGCGACCTCCTGCAGGTCGTGCGCGCGATCCCGGACTTTCCGATCGTCGTGGAGACGTACAAGGAGGCCTTGACCAGCGCTCTCGACGTCGCTCGCCTGCGCGAAGTCCTCGACGGCCTCGCCTCCGGCCGCATCCGGACCCACGTCGTCGCGACGGACGTGCCGTCGCCGTTCGCGTCGAGCCTCGTCTTCCAGTTCACGGGCGTGTTCCTGTACGAATGGGACACGCCCAAGGCCGAGCGCGGCGCCGCGACGCTGCCGGTCTCGCGCGAGACCCTCAAGGACGCGCTCGACCGCGGCCGGCTCGCGGACCTCCTCAAGCCGGAAGCGATCGAGGCCGAGGAGGGCGAGCTGCAGCGCGTCGTCCCCGGACGCCGCGCGCGGTCGGTCGACGAGCTCGCGGAGACGTTCCTCGCCCTGGGGCCTCTCAACGAAGCCGAGATCCGCGCGCGGTCGGACGCCGATCCGCGACCCTGGCTCGACGCCCTGGCCCGCGACGGCCGCATCGTGCCCGTCGAGGTCGCGGGCGAGCCCGGCTGGCGCGAGGCCGAGGACGAGGGCGACGACGTCGCCGTCGCGCGCCGACACCTGCGGACGCGCGCCGCGTCGACGGCCGAGGAGCTCGCCCGGCGCCGCGGGTGGAGCCCGGATCGCGCCCGCGCCGCGCTCGACGCCCTCGTCCTGGACGGCGCCGCGGCCCTCGGGGAATTCCGCCCCGGGGGCGCGCGGCGGGAATACGCGGACCGCGGCGTCCTCGCGCGCGTCCATCGCCGGACGCTCGCGCTCCTCAGGCGGGAGGTCGAGCCGGTCGATCTCGAGACGTTCCAATCCTTCCTGCTGCGATGGCAGGGCCTCCACCCCGAGACGCGGCGCGCGGGCATCGCCGGCCTGCTGGAAGCCGCGCGCCAGCTCGCGGGCGCCGCGATCCCCGCCGAGGTCTGGGATCGCGACGCGTTCCCCGCGAGGGTCGATCGCTTCGATCCCGCCGCGCTCGCCGACCTCACGACGAGCGGCGAGCACGTGTGGGTGGGCGCGGGCGAGGAGGGCGCCGAGCGCGGGCGGCTGCGCCTGCTGCCCCGCGGCGAAGCCGGCGCGTGGGTCGCGCCTCCGGGCGGAATCGAGGTTCAAGCGCAGTCCGACCGCGTGGCGACGCGCGCCGCGCTCGAGCGCCAGGGCGCCTCCTTCTTCCCGGACCTCCGTCACGCGACGGGGTTCGACGACGGGCGGCTGGCGCGGGCCCTCGCGGGACTCGTGCGCGCGGGCGAGGTCACGAACGATTCCTTCGCCGCGCTCAAGTCGGCGTTGCGGGGCGCCGCGGTCGCCCGGGCCCCGTCCCGGGCGCGCCCGCCCCGGCGACCCGGGGGACGCCGCGCCGCGCCGCCCGTGTGGATGGGGCGATGGACCCTCACCCGGTCCCCGGCGGTGCTCGGACCCGAGGAGGACGCGGACGCGCGCGCCCGCCGCGTGGCGGTCGCGCTCCTCGACCGGTACGGCGTGGTCGTCAAGGAATGGCACGACCGCGAAGGCGGACGCGTCCCCTGGAGCGCCGTCGCCGACGCGCTCAAGCGGATGGAGATGGCGGGCGAGGCGCGGAGAGGGTATTTCGTCCGGGGGCTCACGGGCCTCCAGTTCGCGCATCCCGACGCCGTCGAGGCGCTCGCGGAAGCCCGCGCGCGCGGATCGGAGCCCGTCGCGACGCTCCTCAACGCCACGGATCCCGCCCTCGTCTACGGCGCGGGCGTCTCCCCCGAGGGTACCCCGAGGTTCAGCCGGTCCGCGAGCACCTACGTGGTCCTCGAAGGCGGGGCCCCCGCGCTCGTCGCCGAGCGGCACGGCGAGCGCGTCACCTCGACGGTGGACGACCGTCCCGACGCGCTCGCGCGGGCCGTCGCCGCCCTCGCGCGCCTCCTCGACGCGCCGCCGGCCGCGCGCGCGCGACGCTTCGTCACGATCTCGCGATGGAACGACCGGCCCGTGCTCGAGGTCGAGACGGCGCGTCGCGCGCTCGCCGACGTGGGCTTCGACGCGGAAGGCGGACGCGCGATCCTCGTCCCGTCCCACGTGCGGACGTAGGGAGCAGCCCGGACGGCCCATGGGGGGTTCGCGTCGGCCCGATAACCTTTTACATTCCCTCCGCGTTATATGCCAACGGGATGGATGCACATGCGAAAGCAGGATCTCATTAGGTTACACGCTCTGTTGCTGCAGATGCGGCGAACGCTCGAAGCGAACGGCCTCGCGACGGCGAAGGAGTTCGCGACGTACGACTCCCTGGGCGTCACGCCGGTCCACGTGTACAAGGACCGTCGCGCGCACCAGCAGGCGGTTTTCACGCTCGGCGAGGCGCTGTCCCACGCGGCGGTCTCGCACGCGGGACCCGCGGCGGAGCTGCGCAACACGCTTCACTTCTTCGCGGCGAAGACCCGCGCCCTCTGAGGGCGCCCGCGCCCGCCGCGAGGCGGGCGCGCTTTGTCCCGAAAGCAAGAATGCGGAGCGGACGCTCCGTTTCGGATCGGAATCCTGGCCGAGCCGGCCTACCGGAGGAACCGTCTCACGGCGGCCTCGCTGAAGCCGTCGGGCTTGTCCGCGTCCAGCCGGCGCTGGGCGCGTCCATTCTCGAAAAGGATCACGGTGGGCTCCTCGCCGATGCGATACTGACGCGCGAGGGGGCTCAGCGGATCGATCTCAGCGGCCGCGAGGTGCACGTC contains these protein-coding regions:
- a CDS encoding matrixin family metalloprotease; protein product: MRRAFFAVFVLALLAAVATVGGLDLVRPASGVVLFDDVRHAHFEATGVKVNKGPASRDPLVLRVKLAGDGADADLSVARAFLAERWNVRLVAHPDGVPLFLTRQDLWATSGSASLGATLPSGIAAEVSNPALAPCVLVHELGHLLGLPHSEDESSVMYAKCSPGKVGRAAVSSDERSRVDRVESITARLHGRVVTWAERVG
- a CDS encoding PKD domain-containing protein: MRTRRVVPVALLVPTLVLAGCLDLPIPGWPSGDEGPLHATLTVVLTGPPTAEVGEAARFTAEVKGARDNHAYFLWSFGDGTEEKAVDLSETTHTFAEAGRYTVRLVAVDAEGARGEASTTLGVALDARYAGTLAPQPVGEPAWSTSFPVAVGGGHVAGEVNLTRPEGPVANALPAAAVVRIHAPGGPGPGAPAFERRVEVPANGAVVTFEIPAPSEGAWTLSVALDGSGGMAAFAAVVHVPYA
- a CDS encoding DEAD/DEAH box helicase, with the translated sequence MAGDVLARFHPAVARWFRRRLGEPSPPQALGWPAIAKGRHTLILSPTGSGKTLAAFLWCLDELWRAGGEHVGVHTLYISPLKALGHDIQRNLQVPLVEIPEEAAGSGERLPVLRTAIRTGDTPSSARARMARDPPHVLITTPESLYLMLTSAASREALRDVRYVIVDEIHALAGTKRGAHLALSLERLEEVQRGRGPVRIGLSATQRPLDEVARFLGGHAWGEDGELEERAVAVIDAGRPKKLDLEVLVPVKDLADVAEGTVWPGAFERLLELVRRHTTTLVFANNRRLAERVARELNALAGEEIARAHHGSMSKESRLLVEADLKEGRLPCLVATSSLELGIDVGAIDLVVLLQSPKGVARGLQRVGRAGHSVGETSVGRFMATHRADLLESAAVSRAMRAGRVEETRAPRDPLDVLAQQIVAAVAEEPRDVEALYRLARRAHPFRDLHRDTFLGVVEMVSGRHPARLHAELKARVSYDRVNGRLNALPGTRLLALSNGGTITDRGQYAVYLSDGKTRLGELDEEFVFESRIGDVFLLGSHAWRIQAIERDRLLVSQAHPSEALRMPFWRGEGVGRPYELGREIGAARREIETRLDDAGVLDWMRAEFGLSRDAALNLHEYLLAQRRATGRVPSDETLVVERFRDEIGDPRIVVHSPFGGRVNGAWALALSRRLGERVGVEVQTQYNDDGIILRFPDQETAPPDADLLALRAADAERIVIEDVGLSPLFGALFRENAERALLLPRRRGRKRTPFWLQRLKAGDLLQVVRAIPDFPIVVETYKEALTSALDVARLREVLDGLASGRIRTHVVATDVPSPFASSLVFQFTGVFLYEWDTPKAERGAATLPVSRETLKDALDRGRLADLLKPEAIEAEEGELQRVVPGRRARSVDELAETFLALGPLNEAEIRARSDADPRPWLDALARDGRIVPVEVAGEPGWREAEDEGDDVAVARRHLRTRAASTAEELARRRGWSPDRARAALDALVLDGAAALGEFRPGGARREYADRGVLARVHRRTLALLRREVEPVDLETFQSFLLRWQGLHPETRRAGIAGLLEAARQLAGAAIPAEVWDRDAFPARVDRFDPAALADLTTSGEHVWVGAGEEGAERGRLRLLPRGEAGAWVAPPGGIEVQAQSDRVATRAALERQGASFFPDLRHATGFDDGRLARALAGLVRAGEVTNDSFAALKSALRGAAVARAPSRARPPRRPGGRRAAPPVWMGRWTLTRSPAVLGPEEDADARARRVAVALLDRYGVVVKEWHDREGGRVPWSAVADALKRMEMAGEARRGYFVRGLTGLQFAHPDAVEALAEARARGSEPVATLLNATDPALVYGAGVSPEGTPRFSRSASTYVVLEGGAPALVAERHGERVTSTVDDRPDALARAVAALARLLDAPPAARARRFVTISRWNDRPVLEVETARRALADVGFDAEGGRAILVPSHVRT
- a CDS encoding UPF0058 family protein, whose product is MRKQDLIRLHALLLQMRRTLEANGLATAKEFATYDSLGVTPVHVYKDRRAHQQAVFTLGEALSHAAVSHAGPAAELRNTLHFFAAKTRAL